One genomic window of Thermorudis peleae includes the following:
- the dnaN gene encoding DNA polymerase III subunit beta translates to MQLTCDQVELQKALSQVSRAVAKKSTLPVLTNVLLDAYEDTLQLSATNLEIAMTISIPATVVQGGQLTIRADVFSDFVNTLPKDSISMETTDPLTLAISCGKVKASIKGLSPDDFPTLPTFGDQQATARIPGELFKEMVGQVSFAAATDDSRPVLAGVYLEFQGTTVTLAAADGFRLSVREAELDEPAADNLAVIVPARSLNELARSVDDSDVVELLVTPSRSQLLARVGRLEFLTRLIDGHFPEFRQIIPKTWNTRVITGRDDFFTAARRARIFAQANNDVVRLQLVPGDSELDPGLLIVSAEASETGENEDLLTARVEGPKAQIAFNGRYLLEILSAIKTPEIAFEMTTPNAAGVFRPVGDSSFVHVIMPMVLGTL, encoded by the coding sequence CCTCCTAGACGCCTATGAGGATACCCTGCAGCTGAGCGCGACTAACCTCGAAATTGCGATGACGATCAGCATCCCGGCTACGGTCGTTCAAGGGGGACAGTTAACCATTCGCGCTGATGTCTTTAGCGACTTTGTCAACACCCTGCCCAAAGATTCTATCTCCATGGAAACGACTGATCCGCTAACGCTTGCCATCAGCTGCGGCAAAGTGAAAGCCTCAATTAAAGGGCTTTCCCCCGATGATTTCCCTACACTGCCAACGTTTGGTGACCAGCAAGCAACAGCACGCATCCCCGGTGAATTGTTCAAAGAGATGGTTGGCCAAGTTTCATTTGCGGCAGCAACCGATGACAGTCGGCCTGTGCTTGCTGGTGTTTACCTTGAATTTCAAGGCACGACCGTGACTCTTGCGGCAGCTGACGGCTTTCGTCTCTCCGTGCGTGAAGCCGAACTCGACGAACCAGCAGCAGACAACCTCGCCGTCATCGTACCAGCCCGTTCCTTGAACGAACTGGCGCGCAGCGTCGATGATAGCGACGTTGTTGAACTACTCGTTACCCCAAGCCGCAGTCAACTACTCGCGCGCGTTGGCCGTCTCGAGTTCCTTACCCGTTTAATTGACGGACATTTCCCTGAATTCCGACAAATTATCCCGAAAACCTGGAACACCCGCGTCATTACTGGGCGGGATGACTTTTTCACGGCAGCTCGACGAGCCCGGATTTTTGCTCAGGCCAATAATGATGTAGTGCGCCTTCAGCTTGTGCCCGGTGATAGCGAACTCGACCCGGGACTGTTAATCGTTTCGGCCGAGGCAAGCGAGACAGGAGAAAATGAAGACCTGCTCACCGCCCGTGTCGAAGGCCCCAAAGCACAAATTGCCTTTAATGGACGCTATCTTCTTGAAATCCTTTCGGCTATCAAAACACCTGAAATCGCCTTTGAGATGACAACCCCAAACGCTGCTGGTGTCTTTCGTCCGGTCGGTGATAGTTCCTTTGTCCATGTGATTATGCCGATGGTGCTTGGCACACTCTAA
- the recF gene encoding DNA replication/repair protein RecF (All proteins in this family for which functions are known are DNA-binding proteins that assist the filamentation of RecA onto DNA for the initiation of recombination or recombinational repair.), translating into MYLTHLHLEEFRCFHRLDLSLPPEGIRLIGHNGAGKTSVLEALYVLATFRSFRTSTERQLIHRDSGRDLGVQPYARLVAQLLTEEGDRQTLEVTITIDEDSGTARKRAKIDGTPRRATDAVGTLRVVLFSPEDLDLVLGSPSLRRRYLDITLSQIDRLYLQALSRYHRILEQRNSLLKHLATHGNNSRTLAEQLAFWDEQLVVHGSYIIATRIQYIAQLSRAAQRAFRALSRNQQEFSLRYHASLPLPPPVLEQLSVLDREDAQATLSPRYSAFLQQMRADELRRGVTLAGPHRDDLQFLLAGEPLADYGSRGIQRLAVVATKLAEIELVFAATQEYPVLLLDDVLSELDPINQNTLLEALAPLPAQRIITAVSSAALNHPALAALPCWTVTVDAASSPHLIQDVVDMR; encoded by the coding sequence GTGTACCTCACCCACCTCCATTTGGAGGAGTTTCGTTGCTTTCACCGACTTGATCTCTCTCTTCCTCCGGAGGGGATTCGGCTGATCGGTCACAATGGAGCAGGGAAGACCTCAGTACTCGAAGCACTCTACGTGCTTGCCACCTTCCGCTCATTTCGCACAAGTACGGAACGGCAGCTTATTCATCGAGACAGTGGGCGCGACCTCGGGGTGCAGCCATACGCTCGCCTTGTCGCTCAGTTGCTGACTGAGGAAGGTGATCGCCAAACACTCGAAGTGACGATTACGATCGATGAAGACAGTGGTACAGCCCGCAAGCGTGCGAAGATCGACGGCACTCCGCGACGGGCAACTGATGCGGTTGGTACGCTGCGTGTTGTGTTGTTCTCCCCCGAAGATCTTGACCTTGTCCTCGGTTCACCTTCACTGCGACGGCGCTATCTCGACATCACCCTCTCCCAAATCGACCGGCTCTATCTCCAGGCGTTGAGTCGCTATCACCGCATTTTGGAACAACGGAATAGCTTACTCAAACATCTTGCTACGCACGGAAACAACAGCCGCACCCTAGCAGAACAACTTGCCTTTTGGGATGAGCAACTTGTCGTGCACGGGAGCTACATTATTGCCACGCGCATCCAGTACATAGCACAACTCTCGCGCGCTGCACAGCGTGCCTTTCGCGCGCTTAGCCGGAACCAGCAGGAGTTTTCACTTCGCTATCACGCATCGCTTCCGTTGCCACCGCCTGTTCTTGAGCAATTGAGTGTGCTGGATCGAGAAGACGCACAAGCAACACTTTCTCCGCGCTACAGCGCATTCTTACAGCAGATGCGGGCTGATGAACTTCGACGTGGCGTCACGCTCGCTGGGCCGCATCGGGATGACCTGCAATTTCTTCTCGCTGGCGAACCACTCGCCGACTACGGATCTCGTGGGATCCAGCGACTCGCAGTGGTTGCGACGAAACTTGCTGAAATTGAGCTCGTGTTCGCAGCGACACAAGAATATCCGGTTCTGCTGCTCGACGACGTGCTTTCCGAGCTTGATCCCATCAACCAAAACACTCTCCTCGAAGCACTCGCGCCCTTACCAGCGCAGCGCATTATTACCGCAGTCAGCAGTGCAGCCCTCAATCATCCGGCACTTGCCGCACTTCCCTGCTGGACTGTTACCGTCGATGCAGCCTCATCGCCACACCTTATCCAAGACGTTGTCGATATGCGGTAA
- the coxB gene encoding cytochrome c oxidase subunit II, with translation MKSQAVWRWLRQASIIGAVALAAAGCGVVGRGPASTALPAGDNAKTIWDMFIWIFWISVLVFLVVAVVLTIALIRFRERPGETRLPRQIHGNTRLEIAWTLVPVVILAVIAVPTISNIFAFDRDPGPNAIKVKVIGHQWWWEFQYPDYNIVTADDLHIVVNRPVLLEMTSADVIHSFWPPELSGKRDAIPGKTNLWSFTPLKTGEYQGQCAQFCGDQHANMRFRVIVQTQEEFDAWVKQQQQPAADVSNNPLAVKGQQIFFTPSNGCIGCHMINGTQAQGKVGPNLTHFGSRDIIAGGILTNTPENLSKWLTDPQAVKPGAKMVLPRKLTPDEVQALVAYLESLK, from the coding sequence ATGAAAAGCCAAGCAGTATGGCGATGGCTACGTCAAGCGTCCATCATTGGGGCGGTAGCCTTAGCAGCGGCAGGCTGCGGTGTCGTCGGGCGAGGGCCAGCGTCAACGGCGTTGCCGGCTGGCGACAACGCCAAGACCATCTGGGACATGTTTATCTGGATCTTTTGGATTTCCGTTCTCGTCTTCCTGGTTGTCGCAGTAGTGCTTACGATCGCCTTGATTCGCTTCCGCGAGCGGCCTGGCGAGACACGGTTACCCCGACAAATTCACGGGAATACCAGACTTGAAATTGCCTGGACGCTTGTCCCGGTAGTTATCCTCGCGGTGATTGCCGTGCCAACGATTTCCAACATCTTCGCGTTCGATCGTGATCCAGGCCCCAATGCCATTAAAGTGAAAGTCATTGGCCACCAGTGGTGGTGGGAGTTCCAGTATCCCGATTACAATATTGTTACCGCTGACGATCTTCATATCGTGGTGAACCGCCCAGTTCTGCTTGAAATGACCTCAGCCGATGTAATTCATAGCTTCTGGCCACCGGAACTCTCAGGGAAGCGTGATGCGATCCCAGGGAAAACCAATCTCTGGTCATTCACGCCGCTGAAGACTGGAGAATACCAAGGGCAATGCGCCCAATTCTGTGGCGACCAGCATGCGAATATGCGCTTCCGCGTTATTGTGCAAACACAGGAAGAATTCGATGCCTGGGTCAAGCAACAGCAACAGCCAGCGGCTGATGTCAGCAATAACCCCCTCGCAGTCAAAGGTCAGCAGATATTCTTTACGCCCAGTAATGGCTGCATCGGCTGCCACATGATCAATGGCACCCAGGCACAGGGTAAAGTTGGACCAAACCTGACGCACTTTGGGAGCCGTGATATCATTGCAGGTGGGATACTGACAAATACACCGGAAAACCTCAGTAAATGGCTGACTGACCCGCAAGCAGTCAAACCTGGAGCGAAGATGGTACTCCCGCGCAAGCTGACGCCGGATGAAGTGCAGGCCCTCGTCGCATACCTCGAGAGCCTAAAGTGA
- the ctaD gene encoding cytochrome c oxidase subunit I, whose product MVESAVRLERAHYGRRSKIVEWITTVDHKKIGILYLWTAFAFLLIAGLLALIMRTQLAVPENKLLSPQTYNELFTMHGTIMIFMAVMPLNAAFFNVLVPLMIGARDVAFPRLNAFSYWTFALGGILMLSSFLFGAVPNGGWFGYTPLTSDIRYTPGLHIDFWVFGLQLLGIGTLVSALNFFVTIVNMRAPGMSLMRMPVFVWMTLVTSVLILLAFPSLTVGLFMIMFDRLFGTNFFNPAAGGDPVVWQHLFWIFGHPEVYILVLPPMGIISEILPTFARKPLFGYPFVVFAGIAIAFLSFGVWAHHMFTVGLGTVPNAVFATTTMLIAIPTGVKIFNWLGTLWGGSIRFTTAALYAIAFIPLFTIGGISGVMHASVPLDYQQHDTYFIVAHFHYVLGLGSLTAILAGIYFWFPKMFGRMLDERLGKIQFWVQIIGMNLTFFPMHFLGIDGMERRYYTWPAGFGYEPWHLMATIGAYIQALGFLIFLVNVVKTFRQPATAPADPWDGRTLEWSIPSPPPAYNFARIPIVRGREAWWLEKYGTSHQPTRRPQPATQPPIAGGQPDSEAHHAEDDALLMMHLPNPSWMPLITSIGLTIMAAGGIVYRSESFHSLGFPVIGIGAVIVLISLLGWAFEPIHGSHAPEHA is encoded by the coding sequence ATGGTCGAGTCGGCAGTGAGACTCGAACGGGCCCATTACGGTCGGCGGTCGAAGATTGTTGAATGGATCACGACCGTTGACCATAAGAAGATTGGCATTCTTTACCTCTGGACAGCATTTGCTTTCCTGCTCATTGCGGGGTTACTCGCACTCATCATGCGAACGCAGCTTGCTGTACCGGAAAACAAGCTGCTAAGCCCACAAACCTACAACGAACTGTTCACCATGCACGGCACCATCATGATCTTTATGGCAGTGATGCCGCTGAATGCGGCGTTCTTCAACGTGCTTGTCCCACTCATGATCGGTGCTCGTGACGTTGCTTTCCCACGGCTTAATGCCTTCAGCTACTGGACCTTCGCGCTTGGCGGCATCTTGATGCTGAGTAGCTTCCTCTTTGGAGCAGTACCCAATGGCGGCTGGTTCGGCTATACGCCACTTACCAGCGATATTCGCTACACACCGGGGCTGCATATCGACTTTTGGGTTTTCGGCCTCCAGTTGCTCGGCATCGGCACGCTCGTGTCAGCGCTGAACTTCTTCGTCACGATTGTCAACATGCGAGCTCCGGGCATGAGCTTAATGCGCATGCCAGTCTTCGTCTGGATGACTTTGGTCACTTCCGTCCTCATCTTGCTTGCCTTCCCATCCCTGACTGTTGGTCTCTTCATGATCATGTTTGACCGGCTGTTTGGGACGAACTTCTTCAACCCAGCCGCTGGTGGCGATCCAGTCGTTTGGCAGCACCTGTTCTGGATCTTTGGCCATCCTGAGGTGTATATCCTCGTTCTGCCGCCAATGGGAATCATCTCCGAAATTCTGCCGACGTTTGCCCGAAAGCCACTCTTTGGCTACCCCTTCGTCGTCTTTGCCGGCATTGCGATCGCCTTCCTCTCGTTTGGTGTCTGGGCACATCACATGTTCACCGTTGGCCTGGGCACTGTTCCGAATGCAGTCTTTGCGACAACGACCATGCTGATCGCGATCCCGACCGGCGTCAAGATCTTCAACTGGCTTGGAACACTCTGGGGTGGATCAATTCGCTTCACGACAGCAGCACTGTATGCGATTGCCTTCATCCCGCTTTTCACGATTGGCGGCATCTCTGGTGTCATGCATGCCAGTGTGCCACTTGACTACCAGCAGCACGATACCTATTTCATTGTTGCCCACTTCCATTACGTACTTGGACTTGGCTCACTCACGGCCATTCTGGCGGGCATTTACTTCTGGTTCCCGAAGATGTTCGGACGGATGCTTGATGAACGGCTGGGCAAGATTCAATTCTGGGTCCAGATCATTGGTATGAACTTGACCTTCTTCCCCATGCACTTCCTCGGCATTGATGGGATGGAGCGGCGATACTACACATGGCCAGCTGGCTTCGGGTATGAGCCTTGGCACCTGATGGCGACCATCGGCGCCTATATCCAGGCTCTTGGTTTCTTGATCTTCCTTGTCAATGTCGTGAAGACCTTCCGCCAGCCAGCAACAGCACCAGCAGATCCGTGGGATGGCCGTACACTTGAGTGGTCTATTCCGTCGCCTCCTCCAGCCTACAACTTCGCGCGAATCCCAATCGTTCGTGGCCGTGAAGCGTGGTGGCTTGAGAAGTATGGAACCAGCCATCAGCCGACCCGCCGTCCACAACCAGCTACGCAGCCACCTATCGCTGGTGGTCAGCCTGACAGTGAGGCCCATCATGCAGAAGACGACGCACTCCTCATGATGCATCTGCCCAATCCATCGTGGATGCCGCTTATTACGTCAATCGGGTTGACAATTATGGCGGCCGGTGGGATTGTCTACCGAAGCGAGTCATTCCATAGTCTTGGATTCCCGGTGATCGGTATTGGCGCGGTCATTGTGTTAATTAGCTTGCTTGGTTGGGCGTTCGAGCCAATCCATGGTAGCCACGCCCCTGAGCATGCGTAA
- a CDS encoding cytochrome c oxidase subunit 3 codes for MSGTAVSHAPEEHATNTGISNNKLLMWTFLASDCMFFGSLIWVYMAYRGRSVQGPYPQDVLNIPYTSVSAAVLLLSSLAMVLALHGIQHGNMRRFRVWLAATAVLGTLFLGGQYYEFTEFYRHGLSLQQNLFGTTFFVLTGFHGTHVGIGVIWLLILNLMSFFGKLTPANAERVEVAGLYWHFVDIVWIVIFTLVYLIPY; via the coding sequence GTGAGCGGAACGGCAGTGAGCCACGCTCCGGAAGAACACGCGACAAACACCGGTATTTCAAATAACAAGCTCCTCATGTGGACCTTCCTGGCCTCCGACTGCATGTTCTTCGGTTCTCTCATTTGGGTCTACATGGCGTACCGTGGGCGGAGCGTACAGGGGCCGTATCCTCAGGATGTCCTCAACATCCCTTACACCTCGGTGAGCGCTGCAGTTCTGCTCCTGAGTAGTTTGGCCATGGTGCTCGCGCTTCACGGTATTCAGCACGGAAATATGCGCCGGTTTCGGGTTTGGCTCGCAGCAACTGCCGTTCTTGGCACGCTTTTCCTGGGCGGCCAATACTATGAGTTCACCGAGTTCTACCGCCACGGCCTGTCGCTGCAGCAAAATCTCTTTGGCACGACCTTCTTTGTCCTCACCGGATTTCACGGCACACACGTCGGTATTGGAGTGATCTGGCTGCTCATCTTGAATTTGATGTCGTTTTTTGGGAAGCTTACTCCAGCAAACGCTGAGCGCGTCGAGGTTGCTGGGCTCTATTGGCACTTTGTTGACATTGTCTGGATTGTCATCTTCACACTCGTGTACCTGATTCCATACTAG
- a CDS encoding cytochrome C oxidase subunit IV family protein: MASRAPASATQSSHPTQLTYVRVAVVLTIVTVFEVATYYLQHVLGPVMIPLLLTLAAIKFVLVVGFYMHLKFDPPLLRGVFGWGLFVAMAIIVTMIALYKL; this comes from the coding sequence ATGGCCAGCCGAGCGCCAGCATCAGCTACACAGTCGTCTCACCCAACGCAATTGACCTATGTGCGCGTTGCCGTAGTCCTCACGATTGTCACCGTCTTTGAAGTAGCAACCTATTACCTGCAACATGTTCTTGGACCAGTTATGATTCCGCTCTTGCTCACTCTCGCTGCTATAAAATTTGTCTTGGTTGTTGGATTTTACATGCATTTGAAATTCGATCCCCCACTGCTTCGCGGAGTCTTTGGCTGGGGGCTCTTCGTCGCGATGGCGATCATTGTAACGATGATTGCACTCTACAAGCTCTAG
- a CDS encoding sodium-translocating pyrophosphatase, whose translation MVTTGLVIAIVAALAAILYGAALVRWVLAQPAGDERMRAIASAIQEGAEAYMRRQYTVVAIVAIVIAVLLALLVSPTTAIGFLIGAIASALAGFIGMSIAVRANVRTAEAAKRGLESALRVAFRGGSITGLLVAGLGLLAVSAFYTVTRNVDALVGLGFGGSLISVFARIGGGIYTKAADVGADLVGKVEAGIPEDDPRNPAVIADNVGDNVGDCAGMAADLFETYAVTAIAAMLLGHLVFHNEQAVVFPLVLGAASIVTSIIGTFFVRLDQSRSIMRALYKGLAASMILAAILFYPITAWLMGSNTVITNTPVTLYGITLALSATTKLWLCALIGLIVTIGVVIFTEYYTSEKYSPVKQIVLASETGHATNIISGLAVSMRATALPIVLIALAIYTAYNLTVTPNAPYSGLYGLAVAAMAMLSMTGMIVAIDSFGPITDNAGGIAEMAELPDSVRDVTDPLDAVGNTTKAITKAYAIGSAGLAALVLFASYFLEISGKVQFELSNPRVVIGLLIGAALPYLFASILMDAVGKAGGAVVQEVRRQFREIPGLLEGRARPEYGRAVDIVTRRALREMLVPALIPVLGPIIVGLTLGKEAVGGLLIGSITTGLFVAISMTTGGAAWDNAKKAIEAGAQGGKGSFAHQAAVTGDTVGDPYKDTAGPAVNPMIKVVNIVALLLVAALSW comes from the coding sequence ATGGTCACAACTGGACTTGTCATTGCAATCGTGGCTGCACTTGCGGCAATTCTCTATGGCGCCGCTCTAGTACGCTGGGTACTGGCTCAGCCAGCTGGCGACGAGCGTATGCGTGCCATCGCTAGCGCAATCCAAGAAGGCGCGGAAGCCTACATGCGTCGCCAGTACACTGTTGTGGCAATTGTCGCAATCGTCATCGCGGTTCTTCTTGCGCTGCTTGTGAGCCCAACGACGGCAATTGGCTTCCTCATTGGCGCTATTGCGTCAGCGCTTGCTGGTTTCATCGGCATGAGCATCGCGGTGCGGGCAAATGTCCGGACGGCCGAAGCAGCCAAGCGCGGGCTGGAATCCGCACTTCGTGTCGCCTTTCGTGGCGGCTCGATTACTGGCTTGCTGGTTGCCGGACTCGGACTCCTCGCGGTAAGCGCCTTCTATACCGTCACGCGCAACGTTGACGCGCTTGTCGGTCTCGGCTTTGGTGGAAGCTTGATTTCGGTCTTTGCGCGCATCGGTGGCGGAATCTATACCAAAGCTGCTGATGTTGGCGCCGACCTCGTGGGGAAGGTTGAAGCAGGCATTCCGGAAGACGACCCGCGCAACCCGGCCGTTATTGCTGATAATGTCGGAGACAACGTTGGTGACTGTGCCGGCATGGCAGCTGACCTCTTCGAGACCTATGCCGTAACCGCTATTGCCGCTATGCTCCTTGGTCATCTCGTTTTTCACAACGAGCAAGCTGTCGTCTTTCCCCTCGTCCTTGGCGCAGCATCAATCGTGACATCGATTATCGGCACCTTCTTCGTTCGCCTCGATCAGAGCCGCTCAATTATGCGGGCCCTCTACAAAGGGCTTGCGGCAAGCATGATTCTTGCGGCAATTCTCTTCTACCCCATTACCGCATGGTTGATGGGCTCAAACACGGTGATTACGAATACCCCAGTGACGCTCTATGGCATTACGCTAGCACTCTCAGCAACAACCAAGCTCTGGCTGTGTGCTCTGATCGGCTTGATCGTTACCATTGGTGTCGTCATCTTCACGGAGTACTACACTTCAGAAAAATACAGCCCCGTCAAGCAGATTGTCCTTGCCTCTGAAACAGGACACGCAACCAACATCATCTCCGGACTTGCAGTGTCAATGCGAGCCACTGCCTTGCCGATTGTCTTAATCGCGCTGGCAATCTACACTGCCTACAACCTCACCGTCACGCCAAATGCTCCGTATTCTGGGCTGTATGGACTTGCCGTTGCGGCAATGGCTATGCTCTCAATGACCGGCATGATCGTGGCAATCGACTCGTTCGGTCCAATTACCGACAACGCTGGTGGCATTGCTGAGATGGCGGAACTGCCGGACAGTGTCCGGGACGTGACCGATCCGCTTGATGCGGTTGGCAACACAACGAAGGCCATCACCAAGGCCTACGCGATTGGATCAGCAGGTCTGGCAGCGCTTGTCCTCTTTGCATCGTACTTCCTTGAAATCAGCGGTAAGGTGCAGTTTGAACTTTCCAATCCACGGGTGGTCATTGGCCTGCTCATCGGCGCCGCGTTGCCTTATCTCTTCGCAAGCATTCTGATGGATGCTGTCGGCAAGGCTGGCGGCGCAGTAGTTCAAGAAGTACGCCGGCAATTTCGGGAAATTCCGGGCTTACTTGAAGGGCGCGCGCGACCAGAGTATGGCCGCGCTGTTGACATTGTGACGCGTCGGGCTTTGCGCGAGATGCTTGTCCCAGCGCTGATCCCAGTGCTCGGTCCGATCATTGTTGGCCTGACACTTGGCAAAGAGGCAGTCGGTGGGCTTTTGATCGGTTCAATCACCACCGGTCTCTTCGTTGCCATCTCGATGACCACGGGTGGCGCAGCGTGGGACAACGCGAAGAAAGCCATTGAGGCGGGAGCACAGGGTGGAAAAGGCAGCTTTGCTCACCAGGCCGCTGTTACCGGCGATACTGTCGGCGACCCATACAAGGACACCGCTGGGCCAGCCGTCAACCCGATGATCAAGGTCGTCAATATCGTTGCCCTTCTGCTGGTCGCAGCACTCAGCTGGTAG